Proteins encoded together in one Halothermothrix orenii H 168 window:
- a CDS encoding MFS transporter, which translates to MIIPKNNERDDYYFMEKRLRTNFNSQRKKSNIGLILLIYIAFISLGLPDGLLGVAWPDMRSSFGLPLDALGIITIAFTSGYLISSFFNGVLIKKMGVAGLLATSCFATGLALVGYTLVPVWWLLPILAVLAGLGAGAIDAGLNTYVEENYGESLMQWLHASFGIGVTLGPIIMSTGLSLTGTWRTGYIVVGVAQLLLAATFLLTISMWEKQERNKESKSKRKSGNKMSSKVSLTQTLKHLPAWLSIGLFFIYTGIELSVGHWSYTLFTESRCISPELAGLWVGGYWGSFTVGRILAGFLSFRIKSKKLVELGGLLALGGSLLLCLNIEHWFYLLGIVLIGIAIAPIFPALVSSTSDRVGKEHTSNTIGMQIAAAGLGGALLPGLAGVLAQNISLEVIPIFIVCLFLMFLLLHRVILYIKMSTTNN; encoded by the coding sequence ATGATTATACCAAAAAATAATGAAAGGGATGATTATTACTTTATGGAAAAACGTCTGAGAACAAACTTTAATAGCCAAAGAAAAAAATCAAATATTGGATTAATTCTACTTATTTATATTGCTTTTATATCTCTGGGGTTACCCGATGGACTACTGGGAGTAGCCTGGCCCGATATGAGGTCCAGTTTTGGCTTGCCTCTGGATGCCCTGGGAATTATAACCATTGCTTTTACAAGTGGATATTTGATATCTAGTTTTTTTAACGGTGTTTTAATTAAAAAAATGGGGGTAGCTGGACTATTAGCTACAAGTTGCTTTGCAACTGGTCTGGCTTTAGTCGGATATACCCTGGTCCCTGTTTGGTGGCTTTTGCCAATATTAGCTGTTTTAGCAGGCCTGGGGGCTGGTGCTATTGATGCTGGACTCAATACCTATGTAGAGGAAAATTATGGAGAGAGTCTTATGCAATGGTTACATGCTAGTTTTGGAATCGGGGTTACCCTGGGTCCAATTATTATGTCTACGGGTTTAAGCCTGACTGGAACCTGGCGTACCGGGTATATAGTTGTTGGGGTAGCTCAGTTATTACTGGCTGCAACTTTTTTATTGACCATTTCAATGTGGGAAAAGCAGGAAAGAAATAAAGAGAGTAAAAGCAAAAGAAAATCGGGTAACAAAATGTCTTCAAAAGTCAGTCTGACTCAAACCTTAAAACATCTTCCGGCCTGGTTAAGTATTGGTCTTTTTTTCATCTATACAGGGATTGAATTGTCTGTAGGTCATTGGTCATACACATTGTTCACTGAATCCCGCTGTATTAGCCCTGAACTAGCTGGATTATGGGTAGGGGGTTATTGGGGCTCTTTTACGGTAGGAAGGATTCTGGCTGGCTTTTTATCTTTTCGTATTAAGAGTAAAAAGTTAGTTGAATTAGGAGGGTTACTGGCGTTAGGGGGTAGCCTTTTGTTATGTTTGAATATAGAACATTGGTTTTATCTTCTAGGTATTGTCCTTATCGGCATTGCGATTGCTCCTATTTTTCCAGCTCTGGTTTCAAGCACATCAGACCGGGTTGGTAAGGAACATACATCAAACACAATTGGAATGCAGATTGCTGCAGCTGGCCTGGGTGGAGCATTACTCCCGGGATTGGCGGGTGTATTGGCCCAGAATATCTCCCTGGAGGTTATTCCTATCTTTATAGTTTGTTTATTTTTAATGTTTCTTCTTCTACACCGGGTTATACTGTATATTAAAATGTCTACAACAAATAATTAA
- a CDS encoding methyltransferase family protein — translation MKKVFNTLTKLLVISLFVYTWSIVEANGGKLNRAYIYLYITLVVISLISDRYFYKGQKSENKKKYEMTSSFISFTWFTSLIIPVLEYGYIMRNNSMFTIIGAALVIAGITIRGIGIKTLGKYFSRDVETWDDHKIVRTGIYKYIRHPAYAGNILQIIGFPLILNSYFSLILSLITIYGFIWRIRVEESFLKKEIPEYEEYMRETKRIVPKIW, via the coding sequence TTGAAGAAAGTATTTAATACTTTAACAAAATTATTAGTAATATCATTATTTGTTTATACGTGGTCAATTGTTGAAGCAAATGGTGGTAAGTTGAACAGAGCATATATCTATCTATATATAACATTGGTTGTTATTAGTTTAATATCAGATAGATATTTTTATAAGGGACAAAAATCAGAGAACAAGAAAAAATACGAAATGACAAGTTCTTTTATATCCTTTACATGGTTTACTTCATTAATAATTCCAGTTTTAGAGTATGGATACATAATGAGAAACAATTCTATGTTTACAATTATAGGTGCAGCATTAGTAATAGCAGGAATAACAATAAGAGGAATAGGAATAAAAACTTTAGGCAAATATTTTTCAAGAGATGTAGAAACATGGGATGATCATAAAATAGTTAGAACAGGTATTTATAAATATATTCGTCATCCAGCATATGCAGGAAACATATTACAAATTATAGGATTCCCGTTAATTTTAAATTCATATTTTAGTTTGATTTTATCATTAATTACGATATATGGTTTTATATGGAGAATTAGAGTTGAGGAAAGTTTTCTTAAAAAAGAAATTCCAGAGTATGAGGAATACATGAGAGAAACAAAAAGAATTGTTCCAAAGATTTGGTAA
- a CDS encoding GNAT family N-acetyltransferase, with product MSEIVYKNDFSFTEKDILSLYDNVGWVEYTKNTKKLIRALKNSLYILTAWDDNKLVGLIRIVGDEETIIYIQDILVLKEYQRQGIGSQLLKAVLDKYNRVRQIVLLTDDTEKTKLFYKANGFEPANKLNLVSYVIINN from the coding sequence TTGTCTGAAATTGTTTATAAGAATGATTTTTCTTTTACGGAAAAAGATATTTTAAGTTTATATGATAACGTGGGATGGGTAGAGTATACTAAAAATACGAAAAAACTTATTAGAGCTTTAAAAAATTCCTTATATATATTAACAGCATGGGATGACAATAAGCTGGTTGGATTAATTCGAATTGTTGGTGATGAGGAAACAATTATCTATATACAGGATATTCTGGTCTTGAAAGAATATCAACGACAGGGAATAGGTTCACAATTATTGAAAGCAGTTCTTGATAAATATAACAGGGTTAGACAAATAGTTCTTTTGACTGATGATACTGAAAAAACAAAATTATTTTATAAAGCAAATGGGTTTGAACCAGCTAATAAATTAAATCTTGTTTCATATGTAATAATAAATAATTGA
- a CDS encoding cyclase family protein, which translates to MGKFIDLSQEIIDNMNVHPYDDKVKLYQDKYLEEDEYNNFRLEIGMHAGTHIDTPMHLTDRKIFISEIPLEKFAGSGCLLDVRDEKIIGFKQEYIDVVNENDIVILYTGYSDKYGTDEYYTNHPVISEALADFLVDKNIKMLGMDMPSPDNYPFEIHKKLFKNNILIIENLTNLSELVKFNKFNIIAFPLKIKAEASMVRVVANIEL; encoded by the coding sequence ATGGGTAAATTCATAGATTTGAGCCAGGAAATAATTGATAATATGAATGTTCATCCATATGACGATAAAGTTAAATTATATCAGGATAAATATTTAGAAGAAGATGAGTATAATAATTTTAGATTAGAAATTGGAATGCATGCTGGTACTCATATAGATACACCGATGCATTTAACTGATCGGAAAATATTTATAAGCGAGATACCCTTAGAGAAATTTGCTGGAAGTGGTTGTTTACTTGATGTAAGAGATGAAAAAATAATTGGTTTTAAACAAGAATATATAGATGTCGTTAATGAAAACGATATTGTAATATTGTATACAGGTTATAGTGATAAATATGGCACAGACGAATATTATACAAACCATCCAGTAATTAGTGAAGCTTTAGCTGATTTTTTAGTTGACAAAAATATAAAAATGTTGGGAATGGATATGCCTTCGCCCGATAACTATCCATTTGAGATACATAAAAAACTTTTTAAAAATAACATATTAATAATTGAGAATTTGACTAATTTATCCGAGTTAGTAAAATTTAATAAATTTAATATAATTGCTTTTCCTTTAAAGATTAAAGCTGAAGCGTCTATGGTTAGAGTTGTTGCCAATATAGAACTTTAA
- the rsgA gene encoding ribosome small subunit-dependent GTPase A has product MNLVDLGWNQDFESKFNQINNKENYQVARVAVEYKGIYKLYTEAGEVLGEITGKMRYNNKFPVVGDWVIADLQSGGKRAIIHDILPRKSKFSRNRAGSKTQEQIVASNIDTIFIVTSLNQDFNLRRIERYLTIAWDSGANPVVILNKADLCDEIEVRKSEVESIAFGVPIYVIAALENEGVDQLKRYFKRGETVALLGSSGVGKSTLINSLLGKEKMKVNNVREDDGKGRHTTTRREMILLDEGGIIIDTPGMREIQLWDVSEGIGNSFSDIEKLAQDCYFNDCQHESEPKCAVKKAIEEGIITEERFNSYKKLQRERKYIEIKKERGANAMEKYKWDIIMGEES; this is encoded by the coding sequence TTGAATTTAGTGGATTTAGGTTGGAATCAAGATTTTGAAAGTAAATTTAACCAAATTAATAATAAAGAAAATTATCAAGTAGCTAGAGTTGCTGTAGAGTATAAGGGGATCTATAAGTTGTATACTGAAGCAGGAGAAGTATTAGGAGAGATTACAGGAAAGATGCGTTATAACAATAAATTTCCTGTGGTAGGTGATTGGGTAATTGCAGATTTACAAAGTGGAGGGAAGCGAGCTATAATCCATGATATCTTGCCTAGAAAGAGTAAGTTTTCTAGAAATAGAGCTGGAAGTAAAACTCAAGAACAGATAGTAGCTTCTAATATTGATACTATTTTTATAGTTACTTCTTTAAATCAAGATTTTAATTTAAGGAGAATAGAAAGATATTTGACAATTGCCTGGGATAGTGGTGCTAATCCTGTTGTAATTTTAAACAAGGCTGATTTATGTGATGAGATTGAAGTTAGAAAAAGTGAAGTGGAATCTATTGCTTTTGGGGTACCAATTTATGTAATTGCTGCTTTAGAAAATGAAGGTGTTGATCAGTTAAAAAGATATTTTAAGAGAGGAGAAACTGTTGCTTTATTAGGTTCTTCAGGAGTAGGAAAGTCTACTTTGATTAATAGCCTACTTGGTAAGGAAAAGATGAAGGTTAATAATGTTAGAGAAGATGATGGAAAGGGAAGACATACTACTACTCGTAGAGAGATGATACTTTTAGATGAAGGGGGAATAATTATTGATACTCCAGGAATGAGAGAAATTCAATTGTGGGATGTTTCTGAAGGAATAGGTAATAGCTTTTCAGATATAGAAAAATTGGCTCAGGATTGTTATTTTAATGATTGTCAGCATGAATCTGAGCCTAAATGTGCAGTTAAGAAAGCTATTGAAGAAGGTATAATTACAGAGGAAAGGTTTAATAGTTACAAGAAGCTCCAACGGGAAAGGAAATATATTGAGATTAAAAAGGAACGGGGAGCTAATGCAATGGAAAAATACAAATGGGATATAATTATGGGAGAAGAATCTTAA
- a CDS encoding GNAT family N-acetyltransferase — protein sequence MELSKFRLKNKCRLEKIKEIKQLFIKTFSDSEGESEGKLIGNLVFDLMTKTDSQDLHAFIAISNKKIIGSIIFSRLRFERSQINAFLLSPVAVHPAYQGKGIGQKLINFGHTDLKKNGVELVFTYGDINFYSKVGYKVIPEKVVKAPLELSYPEGWLAQSLVSDNIEPISGNSYCVEAINKPEYW from the coding sequence ATGGAACTTTCAAAATTTAGATTGAAAAACAAATGTAGATTAGAAAAAATAAAAGAAATCAAACAGTTATTTATTAAGACTTTTTCAGATTCCGAAGGTGAATCAGAAGGAAAGTTAATAGGAAATTTAGTATTTGATCTTATGACTAAGACTGACAGTCAAGATCTACATGCTTTTATTGCTATTTCCAACAAAAAAATTATAGGAAGTATTATTTTTTCCAGGTTAAGGTTTGAAAGAAGTCAGATTAATGCTTTTTTATTATCACCGGTGGCGGTTCACCCTGCCTATCAAGGAAAAGGAATAGGACAGAAATTAATTAATTTTGGTCATACAGATTTGAAAAAGAATGGAGTAGAACTGGTTTTTACTTATGGTGATATTAATTTTTATTCTAAAGTTGGTTACAAAGTGATCCCGGAAAAAGTAGTAAAAGCTCCTTTAGAACTGTCGTATCCAGAAGGCTGGTTAGCTCAATCATTGGTGAGTGATAATATTGAGCCCATTTCAGGCAATTCATACTGCGTAGAAGCAATTAATAAACCTGAATATTGGTAA
- a CDS encoding TetR/AcrR family transcriptional regulator, with the protein MSKEKTSKAILTAALKLFSKKGYSNVTTKEISEKAGVNEVTIFRHFKSKEKLFEEVFEQFIFKPNIPDVNALNNKNPKEFLLCMAHSLYEIFKYNLSLIKIELKNEETSIDKMRLPLDKFANEIKDIIIDYLKKNKEINISQPDIFTINFLSAVWGLFMNNHIIRPFKPAIDFNTCIEKLITDLLE; encoded by the coding sequence ATGTCAAAAGAAAAAACTTCAAAAGCTATACTAACTGCGGCCCTTAAACTTTTTTCAAAAAAGGGTTACAGTAATGTAACCACAAAAGAAATATCTGAAAAAGCCGGGGTAAATGAGGTAACTATATTTAGACATTTTAAATCTAAAGAAAAACTCTTTGAAGAAGTATTTGAACAATTTATATTTAAACCAAATATTCCTGATGTTAATGCCCTGAATAATAAAAACCCTAAAGAATTTTTATTATGTATGGCTCATTCGTTATACGAGATATTTAAATATAATTTATCCTTAATAAAAATTGAATTGAAAAATGAGGAAACCTCTATTGATAAAATGAGATTACCTTTAGATAAATTTGCAAATGAAATAAAAGATATTATAATAGATTATTTAAAAAAGAACAAAGAAATAAATATTTCTCAACCAGATATTTTCACAATTAACTTCCTTTCTGCTGTCTGGGGGCTATTCATGAATAATCATATCATCAGACCCTTTAAACCAGCAATTGATTTTAACACCTGTATAGAAAAACTGATTACTGATCTTCTTGAATAA
- a CDS encoding 4Fe-4S double cluster binding domain-containing protein, with the protein MENFCEKCRKCEKSCPTQAIYPKKQPSIENIPGINQTRTCIDREKCYPQFSKTLGCSICMKVCPFSQGDNIYYTIKENFLN; encoded by the coding sequence ATTGAAAATTTTTGTGAAAAATGTAGAAAATGTGAAAAATCATGTCCTACTCAGGCAATCTATCCTAAAAAACAACCATCTATTGAAAATATTCCGGGAATAAATCAAACAAGAACCTGTATTGACCGTGAAAAGTGTTACCCACAATTTAGCAAAACACTGGGCTGTAGTATTTGCATGAAGGTCTGCCCTTTTTCACAAGGAGATAACATTTACTACACTATTAAAGAAAATTTTTTGAACTAA
- a CDS encoding phosphotransferase has protein sequence MERMILLSNAEIKDKNYKKLKRNAQNIILKYLGEKREIDGVYNNNWVFLTTDNKKPYMVKFVPQNEARRLEIENTMYKFITSKTDIPVPEVLTYGQNQHGSYLLREVIEGHSLKEYFKKTRNVENIFYEAGQILAKLHSIEFEDKGIIKPDLSVKKYDIFSKTEYLFFLEKLFVNGVISREKYSLLKKVDINYYFGGRKNVLCHCDYTPNNILVKNNQIVGIIDFEWASSAPFMDDLVSFDLFAELDGFNRQINSYYKGYKLIKEIDKFYFENINFYKFYRLITMLSYQVGVTDERYDYQFYNKMRKRFKDIIANCQF, from the coding sequence ATGGAAAGGATGATTTTATTGTCTAATGCGGAAATTAAAGATAAAAATTACAAAAAATTAAAAAGAAATGCCCAAAATATAATATTAAAATATTTAGGAGAAAAAAGAGAAATTGATGGGGTTTATAATAATAATTGGGTTTTTTTAACTACTGATAATAAAAAGCCATATATGGTTAAATTTGTCCCCCAAAATGAGGCAAGAAGATTAGAAATTGAAAATACAATGTATAAATTTATTACTTCTAAAACAGACATACCTGTTCCTGAAGTTTTAACTTATGGTCAAAATCAACATGGAAGTTATTTATTAAGAGAAGTTATTGAAGGTCATAGTTTAAAAGAATATTTTAAAAAGACCAGGAATGTTGAAAATATATTTTATGAGGCGGGACAAATACTGGCTAAATTACATAGTATTGAGTTTGAAGATAAAGGCATTATAAAACCCGATTTGTCTGTCAAAAAGTATGATATTTTTTCAAAAACCGAATATTTATTTTTTCTTGAAAAACTTTTTGTCAATGGTGTTATTTCTCGTGAAAAATATTCATTATTAAAAAAAGTTGATATTAATTATTATTTTGGTGGAAGAAAAAATGTACTATGCCATTGTGATTATACTCCGAACAATATTTTAGTCAAAAATAATCAGATTGTAGGAATAATAGATTTTGAATGGGCATCTTCTGCACCATTTATGGATGATCTTGTTTCATTTGATTTGTTTGCTGAACTTGATGGTTTTAATAGGCAAATTAATTCATATTATAAGGGATATAAGCTTATAAAGGAAATAGATAAATTTTATTTTGAAAATATAAACTTTTATAAATTTTATCGACTAATTACAATGCTATCATACCAGGTAGGAGTAACTGATGAAAGATATGATTACCAATTTTATAATAAAATGCGAAAAAGATTTAAAGATATAATTGCAAATTGTCAATTTTAA
- a CDS encoding class I SAM-dependent methyltransferase gives MQNKISKAWNWNKSTDEIWFIPCEESYYLINRWKEKGFNNFLDLGCGRGRHSIQFAKAGFNVKAIDLSPVAIEGLTEWANKENLSVKTQEKLFNEVGYRNFDLIFKKKEAAIYVEEK, from the coding sequence ATGCAGAATAAAATTTCTAAAGCTTGGAATTGGAATAAAAGTACAGATGAGATATGGTTTATACCTTGTGAGGAATCATACTATTTAATCAATCGTTGGAAAGAAAAAGGATTTAATAATTTTCTTGATTTAGGCTGTGGAAGAGGAAGACATTCAATACAGTTTGCTAAAGCTGGATTCAATGTTAAAGCCATTGATTTATCCCCGGTAGCAATAGAAGGGTTAACCGAATGGGCAAACAAAGAAAATCTTTCAGTAAAAACACAGGAAAAGTTATTTAATGAGGTTGGTTATCGTAACTTTGATTTAATATTTAAGAAAAAAGAAGCAGCTATTTATGTAGAAGAAAAGTAA
- a CDS encoding lactate utilization protein, with product MDENIKWHQTMKIERILDNIRNNNMKGFYVKTREDLINKIKELVPEGSVVGVGDSMTLFETGIINLLRQENYIFLDKYKEGLTRAEKDKLYLDIFSADTFLCSTNAITEKGELYNIDGYGNRVSAMIFGPKQVIIVAGKNKIVKDLEEAKNRVKNIAAPIDAKRLNKDTPCTKVGYCVDCNSKDRICNNITIIKRQLKKNRIKIIIVDENLGY from the coding sequence ATGGATGAAAATATTAAATGGCACCAAACTATGAAAATAGAAAGAATACTAGATAATATTAGAAATAATAATATGAAGGGTTTTTATGTAAAGACTCGAGAAGATTTGATTAACAAAATAAAGGAGCTTGTTCCGGAGGGATCTGTCGTTGGAGTTGGAGATTCAATGACTTTATTTGAAACTGGTATTATAAATTTATTAAGACAAGAAAATTATATATTTTTAGATAAATATAAAGAGGGCTTAACAAGAGCTGAAAAGGATAAACTTTATTTAGATATTTTTAGTGCTGACACTTTTTTATGTAGTACAAATGCAATCACAGAAAAAGGAGAATTATATAATATAGATGGGTACGGAAATAGGGTATCTGCAATGATTTTTGGCCCCAAACAGGTTATTATTGTAGCTGGAAAAAATAAAATAGTTAAGGATTTAGAAGAGGCAAAAAATAGAGTTAAGAATATCGCAGCTCCTATTGACGCAAAAAGACTTAATAAAGATACTCCATGTACAAAAGTTGGATATTGTGTAGATTGTAATTCGAAGGATAGAATATGTAATAATATAACAATAATAAAAAGACAGCTTAAAAAAAACCGAATTAAAATTATTATAGTTGACGAAAATTTAGGATACTAA
- a CDS encoding B12-binding domain-containing radical SAM protein, with amino-acid sequence MKKKLLLINPSNPCKTGLTVNKSSRFPPLGLGIIAALTPSDWNIKIVDENFDTFRYEDADLVGLTAFTSSATRAYEIAKQYRERGIPTIIGGIHASMMPDEAKQYVDTVVIGEAEGIWPEVISDFEEGKLKKIYQSKLNEADIIPKARHDLFHPGYMFGAVQTARGCPMDCEFCSVTQFNGYKYRQRPIKDVLDELESIPQKMIFFVDDNILGHGKNANERAIKLFKGMINRGIKKEWFCQASINFAENEEVLKYAAKSGCKMVFIGLEAEDVESLDSVNKKMNIKVGSNKYKDVIDKINSYKIAVLGSFIYGLDNDTIESLQRRIEYIIKCPVDVMQTTILTPLPGTRLFKKLSDEGRLLYNNYPDDWVHFDMTEVTYNPVHMTPEQLSQLMSTSNCRLYSMKVILSKFFKTLFSTKSLSASIWALSSNFNYRNVALGIEKEKLK; translated from the coding sequence ATGAAAAAAAAGTTATTATTAATTAATCCATCAAATCCCTGTAAAACAGGTTTAACAGTTAATAAAAGTTCAAGATTTCCACCTTTAGGTTTAGGTATAATTGCAGCACTTACACCAAGCGATTGGAATATAAAAATTGTTGATGAGAATTTTGATACTTTTAGATATGAAGATGCAGATTTGGTAGGGTTAACAGCGTTTACTTCTTCAGCAACAAGGGCTTATGAAATTGCTAAACAATACCGGGAAAGAGGCATCCCAACAATTATAGGTGGAATACATGCCTCTATGATGCCGGATGAAGCCAAACAATATGTAGATACAGTAGTAATAGGTGAAGCTGAGGGGATATGGCCTGAAGTCATATCAGATTTTGAAGAAGGAAAACTGAAAAAAATTTATCAAAGCAAATTAAATGAAGCAGATATAATCCCAAAAGCCAGACATGATTTATTTCATCCAGGATATATGTTTGGAGCAGTACAAACAGCGAGGGGTTGCCCTATGGATTGCGAATTTTGTTCAGTTACACAATTTAATGGGTATAAATACCGTCAAAGACCAATTAAAGATGTATTAGATGAATTAGAAAGTATACCACAAAAAATGATATTTTTTGTTGATGATAACATTCTTGGACATGGAAAAAACGCTAATGAGCGTGCTATAAAACTTTTTAAGGGTATGATAAATCGTGGAATAAAAAAAGAATGGTTTTGCCAGGCATCAATTAATTTTGCTGAAAATGAAGAAGTACTAAAATATGCCGCAAAAAGTGGTTGTAAAATGGTTTTTATAGGTTTAGAAGCTGAAGATGTAGAATCCTTAGATAGTGTAAACAAAAAAATGAATATTAAAGTAGGTTCAAATAAATATAAGGATGTAATAGATAAAATTAATAGCTATAAAATAGCTGTTTTGGGATCTTTTATTTACGGGCTAGATAATGATACTATAGAATCTCTTCAGAGAAGAATTGAATATATAATTAAATGTCCAGTAGATGTTATGCAAACGACTATACTGACTCCACTTCCAGGCACTAGGTTATTTAAAAAGTTATCAGATGAAGGAAGATTGCTCTATAATAATTATCCTGATGATTGGGTACATTTTGATATGACTGAAGTTACCTATAATCCAGTACATATGACTCCAGAACAATTATCGCAATTGATGAGTACCAGTAATTGCCGTTTATATTCAATGAAAGTAATATTATCAAAATTTTTTAAAACGTTATTTTCTACAAAAAGCTTGAGTGCAAGTATTTGGGCATTAAGTTCTAATTTCAATTATCGTAATGTTGCTCTTGGTATAGAGAAGGAAAAACTTAAGTAA
- a CDS encoding DUF3784 domain-containing protein: MTIVLLIVGIFLSVLGLLIWKYNLVNLIAGYSEEKTRDKQGLAKWVGKNILIMGALTILISILEYLLNITMWIVVTFIIIVVVLSIRTNIGCKKYEK; encoded by the coding sequence TTGACTATTGTATTATTAATTGTAGGGATTTTTCTAAGTGTATTAGGCCTCTTAATCTGGAAGTATAATTTAGTAAATCTAATTGCAGGTTATAGTGAGGAAAAAACTAGGGATAAGCAGGGATTGGCAAAATGGGTAGGAAAAAATATTCTTATAATGGGAGCACTGACTATACTAATATCTATTTTAGAATATTTACTTAATATTACAATGTGGATAGTAGTCACTTTTATTATAATAGTAGTTGTTTTAAGTATTCGAACTAATATAGGTTGTAAAAAATATGAAAAATAA
- a CDS encoding HAD family hydrolase has protein sequence MIEKIQRIVGGSRLTQVDPLKKVMDEHIVCFTIIDKKEKLEELSLVLEKKYGEMVEILLMENDYFPGWYWLTIHDVKATKDQAIKELVKITGHNLNDLIVFGDNANDIKMFREALKAVAVSNAKNELKKYADEIIGSNQDDSVVKYLINNSNTDTLYDM, from the coding sequence ATGATAGAAAAAATTCAAAGGATAGTAGGGGGTAGTAGGTTAACTCAAGTTGATCCATTGAAAAAAGTGATGGATGAACACATAGTTTGTTTTACCATAATAGATAAAAAAGAAAAATTAGAAGAATTAAGTTTAGTTTTAGAAAAAAAGTACGGAGAAATGGTTGAAATACTTCTAATGGAAAACGACTATTTTCCTGGATGGTATTGGTTAACAATTCATGATGTAAAAGCAACAAAGGACCAGGCTATAAAGGAACTAGTAAAAATAACTGGTCATAATTTAAATGATTTAATTGTTTTTGGTGATAATGCTAATGATATTAAAATGTTCAGGGAAGCTTTAAAAGCAGTAGCAGTAAGTAATGCAAAAAATGAATTAAAGAAATATGCAGATGAAATTATTGGGTCAAACCAAGATGATAGTGTAGTAAAGTACTTAATAAATAATAGCAATACGGATACGTTATACGACATGTGA
- a CDS encoding 2'-5' RNA ligase family protein codes for MDETVIGKLTSIARRTPKFDFFAKPLSSFPTTNVLYLSPVPVTPIEKLTEKLYNSFPHFSDKKFGFPIYHMTIAFGQKIEENRRIIEEYFAKFGKTPLVLKAGKIGIYIKKGNDWSEYISFDLG; via the coding sequence ATTGATGAAACAGTAATAGGTAAGTTAACTAGTATTGCAAGAAGAACCCCAAAATTTGATTTTTTTGCAAAACCATTATCAAGTTTTCCAACTACTAATGTGTTGTACTTATCACCGGTACCTGTAACACCAATTGAGAAATTAACAGAAAAATTATATAATAGTTTTCCACATTTTAGTGATAAAAAATTTGGTTTTCCAATTTATCATATGACCATAGCTTTTGGGCAAAAAATTGAAGAAAATCGACGAATTATTGAAGAGTATTTTGCAAAGTTTGGAAAAACCCCTTTAGTTTTGAAAGCTGGAAAAATTGGAATATATATCAAGAAGGGAAATGATTGGAGTGAGTATATATCTTTTGATTTAGGTTAA